In Chitinophaga sp. HK235, a single window of DNA contains:
- the thiS gene encoding sulfur carrier protein ThiS, with protein MEVLVNNKLYAVQQGITIAALLQFIQLSAQKGIAIAVNNQVVPKNNWDQQPLQNADSITIIRATQGG; from the coding sequence ATGGAAGTCCTTGTAAACAATAAACTTTATGCGGTGCAGCAAGGGATAACTATTGCTGCCCTATTACAGTTTATTCAACTCTCTGCTCAAAAAGGTATCGCTATCGCGGTCAACAATCAGGTGGTCCCCAAAAACAACTGGGACCAGCAACCATTACAAAACGCCGATAGTATAACCATTATCCGCGCCACGCAGGGCGGATAA
- a CDS encoding lipocalin family protein, with product MLRKQLPSLLPFLLLLIACKQKAGRAPEEVAHDSSLIVITDSSNAGVTDSIAAVTDTLHIDAAKLIGKWIQPVAGLDKEMQGFQLRSNGTARSINMYTLIYEKWALNNDTLLLWSHSEGVKDTAAIVDTTIIRELSDTSLVLFPIKAAEGYTDRYRRRQ from the coding sequence ATGCTAAGGAAACAGTTACCGTCACTATTGCCATTTTTATTGTTATTAATTGCCTGTAAGCAGAAAGCCGGCAGGGCACCGGAAGAGGTAGCTCATGACAGCAGCCTGATAGTTATAACAGATAGCAGCAATGCCGGCGTTACCGACAGCATCGCTGCTGTAACTGATACACTGCATATTGATGCAGCTAAGCTCATAGGGAAATGGATACAGCCCGTAGCGGGCCTGGATAAGGAAATGCAGGGATTTCAACTGCGCAGTAACGGGACAGCCCGCTCTATTAACATGTACACGCTGATATATGAAAAATGGGCGCTGAATAACGACACACTGTTATTGTGGAGCCATTCGGAGGGAGTAAAGGATACTGCTGCCATTGTGGACACCACTATTATCAGGGAGTTGTCAGATACATCGTTGGTATTGTTTCCTATAAAAGCTGCTGAGGGCTATACGGACAGGTACCGTCGTCGCCAATAA